A region from the Triticum urartu cultivar G1812 chromosome 1, Tu2.1, whole genome shotgun sequence genome encodes:
- the LOC125540482 gene encoding uncharacterized protein LOC125540482 produces MAATALRTICQRIGGRALRPSLAAQQNQPTTCRLFHSTTKMQKADATPSAEIQQVKEELYRMMSENREKIGNQKGLIKHLSSHVEPKPEDPVWRFYRRAKWYHLVLMYSPAFLYSYMSMLDVPDGKKEMTPAEKDDFNKRMAALMPNVEL; encoded by the exons ATGGCGGCGACCGCGCTCCGGACCATCTGCCAGCGGATCGGCGGCCGCGCCCTCCGGCCATCTCTAGCCGCGCAGCAGAACCAGCCTACCACCTGTCGCCTCTTTCACAGCACG ACCAAGATGCAGAAGGCAGACGCAACTCCTTCGGCTGAGATCCAGCAGGTCAAAGAAGAGCTCTACCGCATGATGTCTGAAAAcagggagaagataggaaaccaGAAGGGCCTGATCAAGCACCTCTCATCCCATGTGGAGCCTAAACCTGAGGACCCCGTCTG GCGCTTCTATCGCAGGGCAAAATGGTACCATTTAGTCTTGATGTATAGCCCAGCATTCCTTTATAGCTACATGTCTATGTTGGATGTGCCTGATGGCAAGAAGGAGATGACGCCAGCTGAGAAGGATGATTTTAACAAGAGGATGGCCGCGTTGATGCCCAATGTAGAACTTTGA
- the LOC125533230 gene encoding uncharacterized protein LOC125533230, whose protein sequence is MAMAALRCAAGRRLAGGGRLLPPALSRPSPAAPGLGRPNLTLTQALSSHGKEEAGREVLEQIQDKKERLYDLILRHGYKRNDGSMCYSNVQLMHHLSAHIKPRPQSIAWRYLRKVHSLYILWMCLSPGVSAKVLWRIGSVSLTIL, encoded by the exons ATGGCGATGGCGGCTCTCCGATGCGCCGCCGGAAGGAGGCTCGCCGGTGGCGGCCGCCTTCTACCGCCGGCGCTCAGCCGGCCTAGCCCCGCCGCTCCCGGCTTGGGCCGCCCGAATCTCACGCTCACGCAG GCCTTGTCATCGCACGGGAAAGAAGAAGCCGGGAGGGAGGTCCTGGAGCAGATCCAGGACAAGAAGGAGAGGCTCTACGACCTCATCCTGCGCCACGGCTATAAGCGCAACGACGGCTCCATGTGCTACTCAAACGTTCAGCTCATGCACCATCTCTCGGCGCACATCAAACCTAGGCCCCAAAGCATCGCCTG GCGTTACCTTCGCAAAGTTCATAGCCTCTATATTCTCTGGATGTGCTTAAGCCCTGGCGTAAGCGCTAAAGTCTTGTGGAGAATTGGTTCTGTTTCCTTGACTATCCTCTGA